In Flavobacterium praedii, the DNA window TTCCGGAATTTTGACCATTGAAGATATTGTTGAAGAATTATTTGGTGAAATAGAAGATGAACATGATTCTGATGAAGAATTGGTTGAAAAAGAACTTGAAAATGGTGTTTATCTGTTTTCAGCACGTTTTGATGTAGAGTATTTGAATCAGACTTATAAATTATCGATACCCGAAAGTGAATCTTATGGTACGCTTGGAGGATTTATTGTTGATTTTACTAAGGAAATTCCTCAAAAAGGAGATAATATTACGATCGAAAATTATCATTTCACCATTGAAGAAGCAACAAATAAGAAGATTGAATTGGTTAAAATGACGATCAAAGACTAAGATTCTTTTTTTAATTTAAAAAAAAACAAAAAAAAAACAGTAGTTCTATAATTATTAATTAGATAATTGTATTTTCGCAAACAAAATTTTAAAATAAACAATAATATACAATGGCAGTTTTATCAAAAATTAGACAACATTCCGCTATAATGATTGGAGTTATTGCTCTAGCATTATTCTCATTTATAATTCAAGATCTTTTTACGAAAGGGAATTTTGGTAAAAGCTCTAAGGATGTTGGAAGCATCAATGGAAAGGATATCGCATTTGAAGACTTTAGAATAAAAGTAAGCAATGTTGAAAAAAGTGGGCAAGGAATAACTTCAACTGAAGCGTCTAGAAGAGTATGGGATCAAGAGGTGACTATCGCTTTGTTATCTGCAGAATTTGATAAACTAGGCCTAAGAGTTGGAGAGAAACACATCATGGACGTTCTTAAAGCGGATCAAAATATTGGTAAAAACCCAATGTTCTTAAATGCTGCCGGTATGTTTGATGTTGCAAAATTCAAAGAATATTTCAAATCTAATCCAGAACAAGCTCAATATTTAAAAGACAGAGAGAAAGATGCTGAATTAAATGCTAAATATCAAATTTATAGCACTTTAGTAAAATCTGGAATTTACACAACTGAAAGTGAAGGGAAATTTAACTACGAAACAGCTTCCAATAAAGTAAACTTCTCTTATGTTGCGGCTTTGTTTTCTACAATTAAAGATAGTGAAGTTAAAGTTACAGATGCAGAAATAGTGGATTACATGAAAGCGAGTCCTAAAAAATTCAAGTCTGATGAAACTCGTAAAATCGAATATGTTTTAATTGAAGATAAAGCATCTCCAGCTGATGTAAACGAAGTAAAAACTAAAGTTAATTCTTTATTGACTGGAAGCGTAGTTTACAATCAAGCAACGGGTAAAAATGATACTTTGGCAGGATTTAAAAATACTAAAAATGTGATTGAGTTTGTAAATTCAAACTCTGATGTTCCTTACGATTCTTCGTATGTTGCCAAAAAAGATTTGCCAGCGGTTGATGCGGATGCACTATACAACTTGGCTCCTGGAGCAGTTTATGGACCTTATGTTTTTGGAAAATACTACTGTATTTCAAAATCTTTAGGTAGAAAAGTGGGTGTAAATGCAAAAGCAAGTCATATATTAATTGGTTATGAGGGTTCTCAGACACCAAACACTAAAGAAAAAAGAACCAAAGAAGAAGCTAAAGAAAAAGCAGAAAGTATTTTGGCTCAAGTTAATGCTAATCCAGAAAGTTTCTTAATGTTAGCATTTACCAATTCTGATGATTCTTCTGCTCAGCAAGGTGGTGATTTAGGATATTTTGGACCAAATCAAATGGTAAAACCGTTTAATGATTTTGTTTTCAATAATGGTATTGGAAAAGTAGGACTAGTTGAAACTCAATTTGGTTTTCATATTATTAAAATTACAGACAAGCAAGACGGAATTCGTTTGGCAACTGTAGCTCAAAAAATTGAAGCTTCAGAAGCTACTTCGGATAAAGTATTTACTCAAGCGACTAAATTTGAGATGGATGTTGCTGAAAAAGACTTTGATAAAACAGCCAAAGAAATGGGGCTAGTTGTTGCGCCAGAAGCTACAGTTAAAGCAATGGATGAAAATTTTGGTTCATTAGGAAATCAAAGAACTATCGTTAGATGGGCTTTTGAAAAAGACTCTAAAGAAGGAGCTACAAAAAGATTTGAAGTAGCCAATTTAGGTCACGTAATTGCAAAAGTAAAATCTATTGATAATTCAGGATTGGTTCCTGTAGATCAGGCAAGACCTTATGTTGAGTCTATTCTTAAAAACAAGAAAAAAGCAGAGATTTTAAAAGCTAAAATGAGTGGAAGTTCATTGGAAGCGATTGCGAAAGCAACAGGATCTTCTGTGCAACAAGCGAATAATGTAACATTAGAAAATCCAGTATTAACGGGTGGTGTTGGTCAAGAACCAAGAGTTGTAGGGAATGCTTTTGCATTAGCTGCCAATAAACTTTCGGCTCCAATTGAAGGAGTAACTGGGGTATATGTAGTGAAAAACACTAGTACTGTGAAAGCTCCAGCGTTGAAAAGTTATGCTGATAATGTTGCTAAATTGAAAGCTCAAAGCGCATCAGATGCTAATAGAGTATTGCCTGCTTTAAAAGAAGGTGCTGATATTAAAGATAACAGAAAAGAGTTTAATTACTAAACAGTAATATTCCCAAATAAAAAACCCGATACTTATAAACTGCAAGTATCGGGTTTTTTGTTTTTAGATTTTATTTATAATATCATTTCTTTGTATGGAATAATGGTTTCAAATCCTTTATCAAAAAAATAAGAACTAGGGTTTTCTTTAGAAATAACCATCACGAAATCTCCTCCCCATGCTCCAAGACTTTTTATAGTTCCTGTAAAATCTGGAAATAAAGATTCTTTGACCGTTTTTGTTTCTAGAACAGAACTCAATTCTTTTTCGTGTCTTTCTAACGCTTCTGCAAAAATATTTTCGTTTTTTGTATTTAAAATTGTTTCGGTTATTTGATTAATAGTTTTTTTTTGAGATTCTAAATTGTTTTTTTTCTCTTTATAAGAAGCAATAGCGCTTTTGCTGTTTTGCTTTTGATTGAGATAAATAAAGTAAATATTTTTTGTGAAACTTGGATTGAATATTACTTTTTTGACAACTGGTTTTTCTTGTACAAGTTGATATACAATAGGAAAGTCGTTTTGAGCGCAAGCAATATCATATCCGCTACCTCCAAAACTGTTTTTAAGCAGCGTGAAGGCATTTATTTTAAACCATTGAGCTATATTATTTATAAGTGTAGATGAGGTTCCTAAACCCCATTTTCTTGGAAAGCTTAATGTTGTAGAAACACAAAACCCATCTGAATTGGAAATTGTATTTGGATTTAATAAGTGAGCTTCACTCAAAATTGAAATTAATGTGTTTTTGATAGATTCTTTTTCGGTACGAATTGATGATGTGATTTCTGAAAAGGATATTTTTTCTTCAAACCAAATACTTCCGTCTGCGTCATAGCTTGTCCAGGAAATTTCTTGACTTGAATTTTCTTCAATAATTAAGTCTTGTCCAAATTTTGTTGGAAGTGCAAAGGCTTTTGCACCATCAAGAACCAAATATTCTCCTGTTATCAAAAGTTTACCATTGCTATAAAATCTTTTTTTCATCTTTTATATTTTGCCTCGTTCCAGGTTTTTTTATCCAAATAAAGGCTAACTTTTATTTATGTGTTTTTCCTCAAATTTTCAATATAATCGACAACTGCACTATGGGAAACAACATGGTGTTTGAAATGTTTTTTGATAAAAATGCGTTCGGTATCAGTAGCTTCAAATTGATTTAAGATGTTGTTTAAATGCATTTTCATATGTCCATCTTGAATTCCCGTGGTAGTCAAGGAACGCAAGGCGGCAAAGTTTTGGGCTAAACCTGCTACGGCTACAATTTGCATTAATTCTTTGGCTGAAGGTTTTTCGAGCATTTCTAAAGACAATTTAACCAAAGGATGCAGAGAAGTTAATCCACCAACGGTTCCTAAAGCCAAGGGAACTTCCAACCAAAAACTAAAAATACCATTTTCTATTTTGGCATGCGATAAACTAGAATAGCTTCCATTTCTTGAAGCATAAGCGTGTATTCCAGCTTCAACTGCTCTAAAATCGTTTCCTGTAGCAAGAACAACGGCATCAATTCCGTTCATGATTCCTTTATTATGCGTGACTGCACGATAGGGTTCTACTTCGGCAATTTGAACAGCTTGAATAAATTTTTCGGCGAATTCTTGTGGGTTTTCAATGTGTTTTTCGGCTAATTCTGCAACAGGGCAAGAAACTTCGGCTCTTACTATACAATTTGGAACATAATTGGAAAGGATGCTCATAACCACTTGTATGTTTTTTTCTTCTTCCGAAAACAATTCGAAAGTCAAAGCTTCTTCTTTTAATGTTTTGGCAAATTGCTCCAAGCAAGAATTAATAAAGTTTGCACCCATGCTATCTTTAGTTTCAAAAGTAGCATGCAGTTGGAAGTAATTTGGAATTAAATTGGTTTTGTCTTTTAGTACAATGTCTAAAATTCCGCCACCTCTTTTCTGCATATTTTTAGTTATATTTTCTGTGGCTTCAAAAAATTTCTGTTTGAATTGAATGAAGAACAATTCCAATTTGGACTTGTCTCCTTGATAAATAAAATGCACTTGACCAATTTTCTCTGTATTTAAAACGGTTGTTTTGAAGCCGCCTCGAGTGGACCAAAATTTTGCTGCTTTTGAAGCTGCAGCCACTACCGAACTTTCTTCAATGGCCATTGGAATCGTACTGTATTTTCCATTAATTAGAAAATTTGGCGCAACACCTAAGGGGATGTAAAAATTTGAAATTGTGTTTTCGATGAATTCGTCATGTAGTTTTTGAATTTTTTCATCTAAATTCCAATAATTTTTTAGCAATGCTATAGCCTCACTTGGAGTTGAAAAATAGTTTTTGGCAATCCAGTTTATTTTTTCTTCTTTGGATAATTTTGAAAACCCAGCAATTGCGTCTATCATATAATAATTGTTATAACTTTAATGAAACAAAGATAAGCATTCCTTGGTATTGCTTTTTTAATACAATTGGATTTTTAAAGTTGTATTTTTTTAGATTTTTGTATTTAAATAAAGATATTTAATTTCTAGTCACACAAATTAATTTCTATAATGATATACTAAAAATAGCTTATTTTGTACGAAGTATGTGTGTAGTATATTCAAAAGATGATAAACTTTCATTTAGAATGTTAAAAATATTTAATTATAACATTTAACAGTGCAAAAGTGTATTATTTCTAAAAATTTCACTAAAATTGTGACTTTTATAACTTAATCTATATTGTGAATTGTATATGTCTTTAAATTTATTCTTAGAACAAGTTTAAAATATGTGATTTACTTATTCCTAAAGGAAAATAAACATTATCTCTATATGAATTCGAATACGATTACTGCGTTACTTCTTTTTTTATGTTTTACTGTTTTTGGTCAACAAAAAGTTACTGTTGAAGAGATATTTACGGGTTC includes these proteins:
- a CDS encoding GYDIA family GHMP kinase, with the translated sequence MKKRFYSNGKLLITGEYLVLDGAKAFALPTKFGQDLIIEENSSQEISWTSYDADGSIWFEEKISFSEITSSIRTEKESIKNTLISILSEAHLLNPNTISNSDGFCVSTTLSFPRKWGLGTSSTLINNIAQWFKINAFTLLKNSFGGSGYDIACAQNDFPIVYQLVQEKPVVKKVIFNPSFTKNIYFIYLNQKQNSKSAIASYKEKKNNLESQKKTINQITETILNTKNENIFAEALERHEKELSSVLETKTVKESLFPDFTGTIKSLGAWGGDFVMVISKENPSSYFFDKGFETIIPYKEMIL
- a CDS encoding hydroxymethylglutaryl-CoA reductase, degradative, producing MIDAIAGFSKLSKEEKINWIAKNYFSTPSEAIALLKNYWNLDEKIQKLHDEFIENTISNFYIPLGVAPNFLINGKYSTIPMAIEESSVVAAASKAAKFWSTRGGFKTTVLNTEKIGQVHFIYQGDKSKLELFFIQFKQKFFEATENITKNMQKRGGGILDIVLKDKTNLIPNYFQLHATFETKDSMGANFINSCLEQFAKTLKEEALTFELFSEEEKNIQVVMSILSNYVPNCIVRAEVSCPVAELAEKHIENPQEFAEKFIQAVQIAEVEPYRAVTHNKGIMNGIDAVVLATGNDFRAVEAGIHAYASRNGSYSSLSHAKIENGIFSFWLEVPLALGTVGGLTSLHPLVKLSLEMLEKPSAKELMQIVAVAGLAQNFAALRSLTTTGIQDGHMKMHLNNILNQFEATDTERIFIKKHFKHHVVSHSAVVDYIENLRKNT
- a CDS encoding peptidylprolyl isomerase gives rise to the protein MAVLSKIRQHSAIMIGVIALALFSFIIQDLFTKGNFGKSSKDVGSINGKDIAFEDFRIKVSNVEKSGQGITSTEASRRVWDQEVTIALLSAEFDKLGLRVGEKHIMDVLKADQNIGKNPMFLNAAGMFDVAKFKEYFKSNPEQAQYLKDREKDAELNAKYQIYSTLVKSGIYTTESEGKFNYETASNKVNFSYVAALFSTIKDSEVKVTDAEIVDYMKASPKKFKSDETRKIEYVLIEDKASPADVNEVKTKVNSLLTGSVVYNQATGKNDTLAGFKNTKNVIEFVNSNSDVPYDSSYVAKKDLPAVDADALYNLAPGAVYGPYVFGKYYCISKSLGRKVGVNAKASHILIGYEGSQTPNTKEKRTKEEAKEKAESILAQVNANPESFLMLAFTNSDDSSAQQGGDLGYFGPNQMVKPFNDFVFNNGIGKVGLVETQFGFHIIKITDKQDGIRLATVAQKIEASEATSDKVFTQATKFEMDVAEKDFDKTAKEMGLVVAPEATVKAMDENFGSLGNQRTIVRWAFEKDSKEGATKRFEVANLGHVIAKVKSIDNSGLVPVDQARPYVESILKNKKKAEILKAKMSGSSLEAIAKATGSSVQQANNVTLENPVLTGGVGQEPRVVGNAFALAANKLSAPIEGVTGVYVVKNTSTVKAPALKSYADNVAKLKAQSASDANRVLPALKEGADIKDNRKEFNY